In Burkholderia savannae, one genomic interval encodes:
- the rraA gene encoding ribonuclease E activity regulator RraA translates to MMFATTDLCDANEGRLADGTLRVLEPAFRSFGGVRRFAGPAATLKLFEDNTLVRAALEQDGAGRVLVVDGGGSLRCALVGGNLGALAQKNGWAGIVVNGCVRDSAELAECSVGVLALAAHPRKSDKRGVGVSDVPVDVRGTRIVPGDWIYADADGVLVSDGALLE, encoded by the coding sequence ATGATGTTCGCCACCACCGACCTTTGCGACGCGAACGAAGGCCGCCTCGCGGACGGCACGCTGCGCGTGCTCGAGCCCGCGTTCCGCTCGTTCGGCGGCGTGCGGCGCTTCGCGGGACCGGCCGCGACGCTCAAGCTGTTCGAGGACAACACGCTCGTGCGCGCGGCGCTCGAGCAGGATGGCGCGGGGCGCGTGCTCGTCGTCGATGGCGGCGGCAGCCTGCGCTGCGCGCTCGTCGGCGGCAACCTCGGCGCGCTCGCGCAGAAGAACGGCTGGGCCGGGATCGTCGTGAACGGTTGCGTGCGCGACTCGGCCGAACTCGCCGAATGCAGCGTCGGCGTGCTCGCGCTCGCCGCGCATCCGCGCAAGAGCGACAAGCGCGGCGTCGGGGTGAGCGACGTGCCCGTCGACGTACGCGGCACGCGCATCGTGCCGGGCGACTGGATTTACGCGGACGCCGACGGTGTCCTCGTCAGCGACGGCGCGCTGCTCGAGTGA
- a CDS encoding gamma-glutamylcyclotransferase family protein, with the protein MRYVFCYGTLRAGEINDIGRAAARHGIAAPTLIGAVAVAGRLYDFGNYPGMVAESGRDLVWGDVYAIDEQLVPVLDEIEAVYPGIEGLFVQQQALVELGGRRYDCLYYPVVAHSIADRPRIESGDWVQYRRARAA; encoded by the coding sequence ATGCGCTACGTATTCTGCTACGGGACCCTGAGAGCGGGCGAGATCAACGACATCGGCCGGGCGGCCGCGCGGCACGGCATCGCGGCGCCGACGCTGATCGGCGCCGTGGCGGTGGCGGGGCGGCTGTACGATTTCGGCAATTATCCGGGGATGGTCGCCGAGAGCGGCCGCGATCTCGTCTGGGGCGACGTCTACGCGATCGACGAGCAACTCGTGCCGGTGCTCGACGAGATCGAGGCGGTCTATCCGGGCATCGAGGGGCTGTTCGTGCAGCAGCAGGCGTTGGTCGAGCTCGGCGGGCGGCGGTACGATTGCCTGTACTATCCGGTCGTCGCGCATTCGATCGCGGACCGGCCGCGGATCGAGTCGGGCGATTGGGTGCAGTATCGCCGAGCGCGCGCCGCGTGA
- the aceB gene encoding malate synthase A has product MTTTLKLPQGMAISGEIKPGYEAILAPDALELVAKLHRQFAPRRRELLAARVERTKRLDAGERPDFLAETQAIREGDWKVAPLPADLQCRRVEITGPVERKMIINALNSGADSYMTDFEDSNAPSWTNQIDGQINLKDAVRRTISLEQNGKSYKLNDKIATLIVRPRGWHLDEKHVTVDGERVSGGIFDFALFLFHNAKELIARGSGPYFYLPKMESHLEARLWNDIFVAAQEQVGIPRGTIRATVLIETILAAFEMDEILYELREHSSGLNAGRWDYIFSAIKKFKNDRDFCLADRAKITMTVPFMRAYALLLLKTCHKRNAPAIGGMSALIPIKNDPEANDKAMGGVRADKQRDATDGYDGGWVAHPGLVSLAMEEFVKVLGDKPNQIGKQRDDVQIEGKNLLDFQPEAPITEAGLRNNVNVGIHYLGSWLAGNGCVPIHNLMEDAATAEISRSQVWQWIRSPKGVLDDGRKVTAELVREYAKAELENVKQVVGGDTAPYDRAAVIFEQMSTSENFTEFLTLPLYEEI; this is encoded by the coding sequence ATGACCACGACGCTGAAGCTGCCGCAAGGCATGGCGATCTCGGGCGAGATCAAGCCCGGTTACGAAGCGATTCTCGCGCCCGACGCGCTCGAGCTCGTCGCGAAGCTGCACCGCCAGTTCGCGCCGCGCCGCCGCGAGCTGCTGGCCGCGCGCGTCGAACGCACGAAGCGCCTCGACGCCGGCGAGCGCCCCGACTTCCTCGCCGAGACGCAAGCGATCCGCGAAGGCGACTGGAAGGTCGCGCCGCTGCCGGCGGACTTGCAGTGCCGCCGCGTCGAGATCACGGGCCCCGTCGAGCGCAAGATGATCATCAACGCGCTGAACTCGGGCGCGGATTCGTACATGACGGACTTCGAGGATTCGAACGCGCCGAGCTGGACGAACCAGATCGACGGCCAGATCAACCTGAAGGACGCGGTGCGCCGCACGATCTCGCTCGAGCAGAACGGCAAGTCGTACAAGCTCAACGACAAGATCGCGACGCTGATCGTGCGTCCGCGCGGCTGGCACCTCGACGAGAAGCACGTGACGGTCGACGGCGAGCGCGTGTCGGGCGGCATCTTCGATTTCGCCCTGTTCCTGTTCCACAACGCGAAGGAACTCATCGCGCGCGGCTCGGGCCCGTATTTCTATCTGCCGAAGATGGAAAGCCATCTCGAGGCGCGTCTCTGGAACGACATCTTCGTCGCCGCGCAGGAACAGGTCGGCATCCCGCGCGGCACGATCCGCGCGACCGTGCTGATCGAGACGATCCTCGCCGCGTTCGAGATGGACGAGATCCTGTACGAACTGCGCGAGCACAGCTCGGGCCTGAACGCCGGCCGCTGGGACTACATCTTCTCCGCGATCAAGAAGTTCAAGAACGACCGCGATTTCTGCCTCGCCGACCGCGCGAAGATCACGATGACGGTGCCGTTCATGCGCGCCTACGCGCTGCTGCTGCTGAAGACCTGCCACAAGCGCAACGCGCCGGCGATCGGCGGGATGAGCGCGCTGATCCCGATCAAGAACGATCCGGAAGCGAACGACAAGGCGATGGGCGGCGTGCGCGCTGACAAGCAGCGCGACGCGACCGACGGCTACGACGGCGGCTGGGTCGCGCACCCGGGCCTCGTGTCGCTCGCGATGGAAGAGTTCGTCAAGGTGCTCGGCGACAAGCCGAACCAGATCGGCAAGCAGCGCGACGACGTGCAGATCGAAGGCAAGAACCTGCTCGACTTCCAGCCGGAAGCGCCGATCACCGAAGCGGGCCTGCGCAACAACGTCAACGTCGGCATTCACTACCTCGGCTCGTGGCTCGCGGGCAACGGCTGCGTGCCGATCCACAACCTGATGGAAGACGCGGCGACGGCCGAGATTTCGCGCTCGCAAGTCTGGCAGTGGATTCGCTCGCCGAAGGGCGTGCTCGACGACGGCCGCAAGGTTACGGCCGAGCTCGTGCGCGAGTACGCGAAGGCCGAGCTCGAGAACGTGAAGCAAGTGGTCGGCGGCGACACGGCGCCTTACGATCGCGCCGCGGTGATCTTCGAGCAGATGTCGACGTCGGAGAACTTCACCGAGTTCCTGACGCTGCCGCTCTACGAAGAAATCTGA